The following nucleotide sequence is from Tardiphaga alba.
GCCCGCATCGATCTCGTCGATCTCGCACAATCCTACAGCGGCAACGATGCCGATCCGGAATCGTTCGCGCTGAAGCCGATCTCCATGACCTGGCGGCAGGGTGGCGCCTATGCGCTGCTGGGGCCATCGGGGTGCGGCAAGACCACGCTGCTCAACATGATCTCCGGCATCGTCACGCCGACCCGCGGCCAGATCCTGTTCGACGGCAAAGATGTCACTCCGCTGCCGACCCAGAAGCGCAACATAGCGCAGGTGTTCCAGTTTCCGGTGATCTACGACACCATGACCGTGGGCGAGAATCTCGCTTTCCCGCTCAAGAATCGCGGCATGCCGAAGCCGCAGATCGATGCCCGTGTCGCCGAGATCGGCGAACTGCTTGATCTCACGCCCTATCTGAACCGCAAGGCGACGCGGCTGACGCCCGATGCCAAGCAAAAGATCTCGCTCGGCCGCGGCCTCGTCCGCTCCGACGTCGCCGCCGTGCTGTTCGACGAACCGCTGACGGTGATCGATCCCGCGCTGAAATGGGAGCTTCGCTCAAAACTGAAGGCGCTGCATCGCGCGCTCGATCTCACCATGATCTATGTGACCCATGACCAGACC
It contains:
- a CDS encoding ABC transporter ATP-binding protein, with product MARIDLVDLAQSYSGNDADPESFALKPISMTWRQGGAYALLGPSGCGKTTLLNMISGIVTPTRGQILFDGKDVTPLPTQKRNIAQVFQFPVIYDTMTVGENLAFPLKNRGMPKPQIDARVAEIGELLDLTPYLNRKATRLTPDAKQKISLGRGLVRSDVAAVLFDEPLTVIDPALKWELRSKLKALHRALDLTMIYVTHDQTEALTFADTVVVMHDGRVVQSGTPQELFDKPAHTFVGYFIGSPGMNIVPAEVSGRQARIGGHVIGLVSSYDALPSGAKIEIGIRPEFVHVATPANDLLTAQVERIDDLGRIRFARVRIGGVKFAARVPDGFSVPSDEVGLVFDPARVHVYADSGLVEGAQ